Within the Chitinispirillales bacterium ANBcel5 genome, the region CTGTTTTAGCTTTACGGGTTATAGAAACTTACCGTAGTGTGAAATATTCACTCAGTACCACTACTCAAGTTGTATCTGTTCACCTTGAAACAGGTGCTGTAATAGTTAGGAAATTGACACCCTATCCCCCTCCTCCACTTCCTGATTTCGAGGAACCACCGCCCGCACCAGGATCAATCGCGGAGTGTATCGATGAAGATCTCATGGAAATATCCTCGATCCAATCCGATCTGGGCTCAAACAGAGTCTTTTTATTGTGTGGACCGGAAATATCAAATAAAATTATGATGAAAATTGTTCCGGGTAAAAGAGGCATCAGCTATAAAGAGTACAGGGAAGTAGTAGATGCACGTTACAACATCCAAACCCCATTCCCAATAACCGGGAGCGTAAATAAACTTGAGATTGAAAGGCTCAATCCCCCTGAACCGAACAGTGAAAACACTGTTTGGGAGATGAATGCACTAAAGGAGGGTGAAGCAGATTACCGTATCACCATGACATTTAATATCAAAGGAATCAATCGTTTCATTTTTCCTGAAGAAAATCGTCCTTTAGACAATAACAACAATACCGTGTTTGCTTCTATACCGCTTGCAATGATAGTTTTTGATCAGGATAGAAATACCATACTTAGAGAACAATTCGGTATACCGGTTACAGAAGAACCATTAATTTACAATGATGACATTTGGCTTCGGGGCGGCATCTCATTTCTTTTGTCTAATCTGATCGACCCCGGGATGTACCAATACCTTTACACCTGGTTTATATGTATGGATAATATACAAATGCTTAAAATCGAGCTTGAAGAGGGATGGGAAGATGATCTGGTTCCCCCGCCCTCACGTATTCCGAAGTTCAATACTGATAAACCGGAGGAATAGAAGAGATTTTGGAGCATCAATGCCGAAAATGCCAATCGGTACGCATGGAACAGATAACCAAAGCCCTTCCCTGCCACTGCAAAACACCCCTGGTAAGGCAACCACTCTCACTGCAACACGGTAATCAAAGAGGGCAAACAAGTAGTGGGCACTAATGAAGAGAAAAAATATCTGACGTGTCTGCGTTCTGTTTCATGCCGGAGATTCTTCCTGTATGAATCGTTTTTGTAATATTTGCGAGACTTATTTTAAAATTGAGCACACTACGTCAAAATTACCTCGACCATCTTCATTTCAAAGTCGTGCACCCAAAACAATTTTCAAGCAAAATGTTTACTCTTTCAGGTCCTTTACCTATATTAATATACTAAACTTGCATGCTAAGAATAGAGATCCAATCCCCATCACAAGGGGGCAGATGTAGAGTAAGCAGCGACTCTGTTCAACATGAATCTTTATGAAATGGTTCCGCAGATGGGTGCCAGGATTGTGCTTTTGGAGCGTTTCACAAAGAATGCTTAAACGTTGTTTTAATATAAGCTGGTATATTATTCAGATGTACCGGGTTTTCTAAAGCACGCCAAAGGAGATGTATCGTTGCTCCATTGTTTAAGTTTATACTTGGCCTGATGTACCAGAAAACCATTGAACAAAAGAATGTATGCGGAGAACAGGTAATCGATGGCAACTTGTCTAAAATGTGGGAATAAACTTGGAATCCTTCAGAACTACGGATCTGACTTACAACCATCATGTTATGACTGCATGCATGGGGATCATTTCGTCAAAAATGAATGAAAAAACAATCAGGCTTTCAGCTGGGATAAGGAAGCGTTTGGCAGAGACAGCAGAAAAGTATCCGTCTGAGTTCACATCTGAAAAGGCCGGACAGGAATCTGTTGGTATCCCGATGAAAATCCTCTTATTGACACGATTTCCATTTCTGGGCCTTTACTATGATCTTATAAGGATGCAGTTTCATCATGAGTATATATATTTTATCATTGCTGATCTTCTCCTGATTTCGTTTTGCACATTTTTCTTTTCATTAGATATTCTAGGATATCGTTTGGTTTTGATGAGTGTGGTGTTTTCTATAATGGTGCATTTAGACGCGATTTCATTGAGTGGGACAAGATACAGAGAATAAGACAGCTTATGGACTACAAAAGATGGAACGATATTCATGTCGGTAAGCAAACCATAGTGGTGAATCCTGATGATCAATTTGTGTATTCAATCGAATCCCAATCCCAAATTATCAGGGTTCCTAAAAATTACTCTGAATCAAAAGAATTCATAGAATTGGTAACAGGAAAAACTGGTATTGAGATGGAATATGACAAAAAAAATATCTTTAAATGGTTGAAAAGGTTTTTTTCCTAAAAGGGCTGACCTGTTCGACCCCTATTGTATAAATGTAAAAGAGTGGTACTTCATTGATACCACCCGTTCAAATAAAGGGCTGATAACAGATCCACACATTAATTTCGCGGATCATCTTCCGGATTTATGTAGTGTATCTCTGATGGCCCTATGCTTGTCTGCTGCACAACCGTTTCTCCCTCTATAATTGCAAAGTGTGGGTTATCGGGCATCAAGGTAGTGAAACCACCGGCATCGAGCCTTTGAGTATTATCATTATCAACAGTTTCACCATAGCCGAGGTTAAAAGTTCCGGACAGAACCGTAATCCGTTCGAAACTCGGATGGGTGTGAGGGGGAATGATATAGCCATCAGGGAATCGCAGACGCACGACAAACAATCCGGTATCGGAGAGATCACCTTCCAGTACAGCATACTCTGCACCCTCAGGGAGTGAGGGGGGACCGTCCTGCCACTGAATTTCATCGGAG harbors:
- a CDS encoding cupin domain-containing protein; protein product: MSGKRKVSALFTVFASAAIISLLVFYAHSKPENGYDPRTTYGPEEHIIYTSDEIQWQDGPPSLPEGAEYAVLEGDLSDTGLFVVRLRFPDGYIIPPHTHPSFERITVLSGTFNLGYGETVDNDNTQRLDAGGFTTLMPDNPHFAIIEGETVVQQTSIGPSEIHYINPEDDPRN